A region from the Tachyglossus aculeatus isolate mTacAcu1 chromosome Y4, mTacAcu1.pri, whole genome shotgun sequence genome encodes:
- the LOC119947268 gene encoding cytochrome b5 domain-containing protein 1, with protein MYSRGLVAGPDLEHFRRRYFTPWEVAQHNVPGDLWVSYLGAVYNLTSLVQQYKGDLLLKPILEVGGQDISHWFNPKTRDLRTHIDPVTGCLKYYTPQGRFVHVPPPLPRSDWANDFKRPWWEGTRYQVGLLATKTRLIRIINTLTSQEQTLEVGTEESLWEILHRYLPHNAHAASYTWKFDGVSLDMNKTLEQNGIHDEDLEFQQLSMDADLYTPALLLYFNDDLTEL; from the exons ATGTACAGCCGGGGCCTGGTGGCAGGGCCGGACTTGGAGCATTTCCGTCGCCGGTACTTCACCCCCTGGGAGGTGGCACAGCACAACGTGCCCGGGGACCTGTGGGTCTCCTACCTGGGGGCGGTGTACAATCTCACATCCCTGGTTCAGCAGTACAAGG GAGACCTGCTGCTGAAGCCCATCCTGGAGGTTGGGGGACAAGACATAAGCCATTGGTTTAACCCAAAGACCCGAGAT TTAAGGACGCACATCGACCCGGTGACTGGCTGCCTCAAGTATTACACCCCTCAGGGCCGTTTCGTCCACgtcccaccccctctgccccgcTCCGACTGGGCCAATGACTTCAAGCGTCCCTGGTGGGAGGGCACCCGCTACCAGGTGGGGCTGCTGGCCACCAAGACCCGGCTCATCCGCATCATCAACACGCTCACCTCGCAGGAGCAAACGCTGGAG GTCGGGACGGAAGAATCCCTGTGGGAGATCCTGCACCGCTACCTTCCCCACAACGCCCACGCCGCGAGCTACACGTGGAAGTTCGACGGCGTCAGCCTGGACATGAACAAGACGCTGGAGCAGAACGGCATCCACGACGAAGACCTGGAATTCCAGCAGCTGAGCATGGACGCCGATCTCTACACCCCGGCCCTGTTGCTCTACTTCAACGACGACCTCACCGAGCTCTGA